One genomic segment of Hordeum vulgare subsp. vulgare chromosome 2H, MorexV3_pseudomolecules_assembly, whole genome shotgun sequence includes these proteins:
- the LOC123431283 gene encoding pollen allergen Lol p 2-A-like, with amino-acid sequence MASFSSASMLALTIMAVLIAGARCATSGKVGLALAKGSTPTNLMVAAKCFGGTAEDISKMEVKGQGSDKWIDMSNAGSSGKGNSVWKAVSSTPLKAPLAIRYTTKEGAITVNDDAIRSF; translated from the coding sequence ATGGCATCCTTTTCTTCGGCGTCCATGCTCGCTCTAACCATCATGGCGGTGCTCATCGCCGGTGCCCGGTGCGCCACCTCGGGGAAGGTTGGCTTGGCACTCGCCAAAGGCTCCACCCCCACCAACCTCATGGTGGCCGCCAAATGCTTTGGCGGCACTGCCGAAGACATCTCCAAGATGGAGGTCAAGGGGCAGGGCTCGGACAAGTGGATTGACATGAGCAATGCGGGGAGCTCCGGTAAGGGGAACTCCGTCTGGAAGGCCGTATCCTCTACCCCGCTCAAGGCCCCTCTTGCCATCCGTTACACAACAAAGGAGGGCGCGATTACTGTGAATGACGACGCCATTCGttcattttag